The Xiphophorus hellerii strain 12219 chromosome 22, Xiphophorus_hellerii-4.1, whole genome shotgun sequence genome has a window encoding:
- the tex36 gene encoding testis-expressed protein 36, which translates to MVKGGKRYYGMEKDGQWFVHPHGSKLTSREACTTTGAMLNEAKTLLPEDRHVKRYPKWKIDQRSREDYPLSCHDNKNTLKSSISIFSNGVGRRKYPDDHMQTTTQISLAHESAEEPTSRFFAIQPDFTSVEVLSVPTKNRRFPRNHKLRSERAFDETREQLMWFGQVPDSLDVLATSNLSTPSESSLI; encoded by the exons AtggtgaaaggaggaaaacGCTACTATGGTATGGAGAAGGACGGCCAGTGG TTTGTCCATCCACACGGTTCAAAGTTAACATCTCGTGAAGCCTGTACAACTACTGGAGCTATGCTGAATGAGGCTAAGACATTATTGCCTGAGGATCGGCATGTGAAGCGCTATCCTAAATGGAAAATTGACCAG CGATCCAGGGAGGATTATCCATTATCATGTCATGACAATAAGAACACCTTAAAAAGTAGCATCTCAATCTTCTCTAAT GGTGTGGGGCGAAGAAAATACCCCGATGATCATATGCAGACCACAACTCAGATCAGTTTGGCCCACGAATCAGCTGAAGAGCCTACATCTAGGTTTTTTGCAATTCAACCTGACTTTACTTCAGTGGAGGTCTTGAGTGTACCGACCAAGAACAGGAGGTTCCCTCGAAACCACAAACTGAGGTCAGAAAGGGCCTTTGATGAGACAAGGGAGCAGTTAATGTGGTTTGGACAAGTCCCAGATAGTCTGGATGTGCTGGCAACTTCCAACCTGTCGACCCCTTCAGAGTCCTCACTCATTTAG